In the Candidatus Electrothrix sp. GW3-4 genome, one interval contains:
- a CDS encoding 4Fe-4S binding protein, whose translation MKETSPKESLLEYGSRYLRKVVTGFYSLIQGMDITLKYFINPKTVITQQYPENRDTLEMFDRFRGPLSMPHNQDGENACTACGICEKACPNGTISVLSTKDISGRKVLGKYIYRVSQCTFCGLCVEACPFGALAMSNDFELSVYDRNELTWVLNKPQATSQGEC comes from the coding sequence ATGAAAGAAACCTCCCCTAAAGAAAGCCTGCTGGAATACGGCAGCCGCTACCTGCGTAAAGTTGTTACCGGGTTCTATTCGCTGATCCAGGGAATGGATATCACCCTTAAATATTTTATTAACCCCAAGACCGTCATTACGCAGCAGTACCCGGAAAACCGGGATACCCTGGAGATGTTCGATCGTTTTCGTGGCCCGCTCTCCATGCCCCATAACCAAGACGGCGAAAACGCCTGCACCGCTTGTGGGATATGTGAAAAGGCCTGTCCCAATGGCACAATCTCCGTCCTCTCGACAAAGGATATCAGCGGCCGCAAGGTTCTTGGGAAATATATTTACCGCGTCTCGCAATGTACCTTTTGTGGACTTTGTGTAGAAGCTTGTCCCTTTGGTGCTCTTGCCATGTCAAACGATTTTGAACTGAGTGTGTACGACCGAAATGAACTCACTTGGGTGCTCAATAAGCCCCAAGCTACATCACAGGGAGAATGCTGA
- a CDS encoding NADH-quinone oxidoreductase subunit D, which produces MTTQSAEKYRLDGNTLPEGFRLPQSDSGDEDEFFVNIGPQHPSTHGVLRVVARLSGETVVEVVPHLGYIHRGIEKMAENQTYIQNIHLTDRLDYLSAFSNNLCFCLAVEKAMDIGVPERGEYLRVMICELQRIQSHLLWWGVMGMDLGGFTPFLYGFREREMITDIFEEICGARLTMNFFRPGGSSFDAPDTFLPRVKNVIKVMHKALAEYNTLLSDNIIFQERTRGVGILSREAALAYGCSGAVLRASGVSYDVRKDDPYSIYDQFDFAIPTSTEGDCLARYQLKMEEMAQSLRILEQAVEKFPKGPYRSQPKATYKPPKGSYYSQVETPRGLLGTYIVSEGGPKPYRVKYRSPNFSNLSALNHAAQGLKVADLVTIMSSMDIVIPDMDK; this is translated from the coding sequence ATGACCACACAATCCGCTGAAAAATACCGTCTTGACGGAAACACCTTGCCTGAGGGATTCAGGCTGCCGCAATCGGACTCTGGAGACGAAGACGAGTTCTTCGTCAACATTGGTCCTCAACATCCCAGTACCCACGGCGTGCTCAGGGTTGTTGCTCGGCTGAGCGGCGAAACCGTTGTTGAAGTGGTACCCCACCTCGGCTATATCCATCGTGGCATAGAGAAGATGGCCGAGAACCAGACCTATATCCAAAACATCCATCTTACAGATCGCCTCGACTACCTTTCTGCCTTTTCCAACAATCTTTGCTTTTGCTTGGCTGTTGAAAAGGCTATGGATATCGGAGTCCCCGAGCGTGGTGAATACCTTCGGGTTATGATCTGTGAGCTCCAAAGAATCCAGTCGCATCTCCTCTGGTGGGGTGTTATGGGGATGGATCTTGGTGGTTTTACTCCATTCCTCTATGGCTTCAGAGAACGCGAAATGATCACGGATATCTTTGAGGAAATATGCGGAGCCCGCCTTACCATGAACTTTTTCCGTCCCGGTGGCTCTTCCTTTGATGCTCCAGACACCTTTCTTCCGCGAGTGAAAAATGTCATCAAGGTCATGCATAAGGCCCTTGCTGAATATAACACCCTGCTCAGTGACAATATTATTTTCCAGGAGAGGACCCGAGGTGTAGGTATCCTGTCCAGGGAAGCTGCACTGGCCTATGGCTGTTCAGGAGCGGTCCTTCGAGCTTCCGGGGTCTCTTATGATGTACGGAAAGATGACCCGTACTCTATTTATGACCAGTTTGATTTTGCTATTCCGACAAGCACAGAGGGTGACTGTCTTGCCCGCTATCAGCTTAAAATGGAAGAGATGGCCCAATCCTTACGGATTTTAGAACAGGCTGTGGAGAAATTCCCGAAAGGACCGTACCGTAGCCAGCCAAAGGCAACGTATAAACCACCTAAAGGCAGTTACTATAGTCAGGTTGAAACCCCAAGAGGTCTCTTGGGAACCTATATTGTCTCCGAAGGCGGCCCAAAACCCTATCGGGTGAAATACCGTTCGCCAAATTTTTCCAACCTCAGCGCCCTGAACCATGCTGCACAAGGACTTAAGGTAGCTGACTTGGTAACAATTATGTCCAGTATGGATATTGTTATTCCAGATATGGACAAGTAG
- a CDS encoding MOSC domain-containing protein — protein MATVEAICISKKKGIPKSPIEEATFEVGFGILTDAHGGDWHRQVSLLAGESIDRVKEILPQLTQGAFAENIITRGVDLSSLAVGDTLRIGAEILLEITQIGKKCHDAGCAIKKATGDCIMPREGLFAKVLQGGEAKAGDEIKVDYRSTPPA, from the coding sequence ATGGCAACAGTTGAAGCAATTTGTATTAGCAAAAAAAAAGGTATTCCTAAAAGCCCGATTGAAGAAGCAACCTTTGAAGTCGGCTTTGGCATTCTCACAGATGCTCATGGTGGCGATTGGCATCGACAAGTCTCTCTCCTTGCCGGTGAAAGTATAGACAGAGTGAAAGAAATACTCCCCCAACTCACCCAGGGTGCCTTTGCCGAAAATATCATTACCAGGGGGGTCGACCTGAGCTCACTTGCAGTTGGCGATACCCTGCGAATTGGTGCGGAGATCCTCCTGGAGATCACCCAGATTGGCAAAAAATGCCACGATGCTGGCTGTGCGATCAAAAAAGCCACAGGTGACTGCATCATGCCGCGAGAAGGCCTCTTTGCCAAAGTGCTCCAAGGAGGAGAGGCAAAGGCTGGTGATGAAATCAAAGTAGACTATCGAAGTACTCCCCCTGCGTAA
- a CDS encoding NADH-quinone oxidoreductase subunit M, producing the protein MNGPFLLTLIWVVPFLTALACLPIRTDDHRSIKVISLLGNLINLLFVIVLTLKFIGVSAANPVADGAAASLFHFTYKVGWFKMMNIEYNIGVDAISVLMMLLTAIVIFCGVLASWNVKTQAKEFFILLNVLVAGVYGVFVSIDLFTFFLFYEIAVLPMYLLIGLWGTGKKEYASMKLTLMLVAGSAFILAGILALYFESGLNSFDLQILSQHHFPAAFQHWVFPIIFLGFGVLGAIFPFHTWSPDGHASAPTAVSMLHAGVLMKLGGYGCLRVGMYLLPEGAQMWMDVFLILVTINVLYGAFGAIRQTDLKYITAYSSVSHCGLVLFGFTALTFTGIKGGVLQMISHGLMTALFFCLIGMIYGRTHTRTVSDMGGLMKIMPFLSVAYVIVGLAGLGLPGLSGFVAEANVFVGSFSNPDTLNRICTVLAVLSIVVTAVYVLRAVNGLVNGPVKEQFATLTDASLLEKVPVTILLICLFGMGILPGWIIELVNNAVHPIYNNLMR; encoded by the coding sequence ATGAACGGACCATTTCTGCTTACTCTGATCTGGGTCGTGCCCTTTCTTACCGCCTTGGCCTGCCTGCCGATCCGAACTGATGATCATCGGAGCATTAAAGTCATTTCTTTGCTCGGGAACCTGATCAACCTTCTCTTTGTCATTGTCCTGACCTTGAAGTTTATCGGCGTGTCAGCGGCCAATCCAGTTGCGGACGGCGCAGCAGCTAGCCTCTTCCACTTTACCTATAAGGTCGGCTGGTTCAAGATGATGAACATTGAGTACAACATCGGGGTCGATGCCATCTCTGTCCTCATGATGCTGCTCACAGCCATTGTCATCTTCTGCGGGGTGCTGGCCAGCTGGAATGTCAAAACCCAGGCCAAGGAGTTTTTTATCCTTCTCAATGTCTTGGTGGCTGGGGTCTACGGGGTCTTTGTCTCCATTGACCTCTTTACCTTCTTTCTCTTTTACGAGATTGCAGTGCTGCCCATGTACCTCCTCATCGGTCTCTGGGGGACGGGCAAGAAAGAGTACGCATCCATGAAGCTGACCCTGATGCTGGTGGCTGGTTCTGCCTTTATCCTGGCCGGAATCCTGGCCCTGTACTTTGAATCCGGGCTGAACAGCTTTGACCTGCAGATACTTTCTCAGCACCATTTTCCTGCTGCCTTTCAACACTGGGTCTTCCCGATTATCTTCCTGGGCTTCGGGGTGCTGGGCGCGATCTTTCCCTTCCACACCTGGTCACCGGACGGTCATGCCTCGGCACCTACAGCGGTCTCCATGCTCCATGCCGGGGTCCTGATGAAACTGGGTGGCTATGGCTGTCTCCGGGTAGGGATGTACCTCCTTCCTGAAGGGGCGCAGATGTGGATGGATGTTTTCCTGATTCTGGTCACCATCAATGTCCTCTACGGTGCCTTTGGTGCCATTCGGCAAACTGATTTAAAATACATTACAGCCTACTCTTCAGTCTCGCACTGTGGTTTAGTCCTGTTCGGCTTCACCGCCCTGACCTTTACTGGTATCAAGGGTGGCGTCCTGCAGATGATCTCTCACGGCCTGATGACAGCCCTGTTTTTCTGCCTCATCGGTATGATCTACGGCAGAACCCATACCCGAACGGTCAGCGATATGGGCGGTCTGATGAAGATCATGCCCTTCCTCTCTGTGGCCTATGTGATTGTGGGTCTGGCCGGACTCGGCCTGCCCGGACTCTCTGGTTTTGTGGCGGAGGCCAATGTCTTTGTCGGCTCCTTCAGTAACCCGGATACCCTGAATAGGATCTGTACGGTACTGGCTGTGCTCTCCATTGTTGTGACAGCAGTTTATGTCCTGCGAGCAGTCAATGGTCTGGTGAATGGACCTGTCAAAGAACAGTTCGCCACCCTGACGGATGCATCCTTGCTGGAAAAAGTACCCGTAACCATCCTCCTCATCTGCCTCTTTGGCATGGGTATCCTGCCTGGTTGGATTATCGAGCTGGTCAACAATGCTGTTCATCCCATTTACAATAACCTGATGCGATAA
- the nuoH gene encoding NADH-quinone oxidoreductase subunit NuoH, producing the protein MSAAATLYPLQNGIGNMVRNLFPESASLINPVLGVIALVILVSSLAGLLILLERKVSAHFQVRLGPMRVGYHGILQPLADGIKLVFKEFLKPRGADSFIFYLAPMLPLSATFLLMAILPFDHHLQLVDPAGGVLYVLGISGLTVLGILLAGWASNNKFSLLGAMRSGAQMISFEISMALIMLLIVMVSGTASLREIVLSQQGLIFDWWIFKLPFLGILSFFMYLIVSTAELNRTPFDLAEAESELTAGYHTEYSGMGFAMFFFAEFVNMFVSAGLATTFFLGGFHPPLIGIPLIDGLLNAIPGFIWFFGKTFFIVFVYMWFRWTFPRVRIDQLMSLEWKVMLPANLLLLMMGAVFMVLGWAG; encoded by the coding sequence ATGTCAGCAGCAGCAACACTGTATCCGCTCCAAAACGGTATCGGCAATATGGTGCGTAACCTCTTCCCGGAAAGCGCCTCTCTTATCAATCCCGTTCTGGGCGTGATTGCCTTGGTGATCCTGGTCTCCAGCTTGGCTGGCCTCCTCATCCTGTTGGAACGTAAGGTTTCGGCCCATTTCCAGGTCAGGCTTGGTCCCATGCGAGTAGGTTATCATGGCATTCTTCAGCCCTTGGCTGACGGAATCAAACTGGTCTTCAAAGAGTTCCTGAAACCAAGGGGGGCAGATTCCTTTATTTTTTACCTTGCCCCAATGCTTCCCTTGAGCGCTACCTTCCTGCTCATGGCAATCTTGCCCTTTGACCACCACCTGCAACTGGTAGATCCGGCAGGAGGCGTTCTTTATGTACTGGGGATTTCCGGCCTGACCGTGCTGGGTATTCTGTTAGCAGGCTGGGCATCGAATAACAAATTCTCCCTTCTCGGGGCCATGCGCTCAGGAGCCCAGATGATCTCCTTTGAGATCTCCATGGCCCTGATTATGCTACTCATAGTCATGGTTTCTGGAACAGCCTCCTTACGTGAAATTGTCCTTTCTCAACAAGGCCTGATTTTTGATTGGTGGATTTTCAAACTGCCTTTTCTCGGTATCCTCTCCTTCTTCATGTATCTGATCGTCTCCACTGCTGAACTCAACCGAACGCCCTTTGACCTTGCCGAGGCTGAATCTGAATTGACAGCAGGATATCATACCGAGTATTCCGGCATGGGTTTTGCTATGTTCTTCTTTGCCGAGTTCGTCAATATGTTTGTTTCGGCAGGATTGGCAACAACCTTTTTCCTTGGCGGTTTTCATCCCCCTCTTATCGGCATTCCCCTTATTGATGGGCTGCTTAATGCCATACCGGGATTTATCTGGTTCTTCGGGAAAACATTTTTTATTGTCTTCGTCTATATGTGGTTCCGTTGGACCTTTCCCCGGGTCAGGATTGATCAGCTGATGTCGCTGGAGTGGAAGGTGATGCTCCCTGCTAACCTGCTTCTGCTCATGATGGGGGCTGTTTTTATGGTGCTGGGGTGGGCTGGATAA
- a CDS encoding NADH-quinone oxidoreductase subunit N yields the protein MTLLLPDILLVVLAALVMGYDLYKGKDDLVSPLPFHLSWVGLCAIFLLLLFLPYDQTVLYPGGYQVSGTALLFKQVFVLSSLFAVLLSRPYFTPGGNDRGVMKYQSEFFFILLLCTFGMFTVVSATDLLTLFIGMELATIPLYILSAFYKKDDLSVEASTKYIIMGSASTGLLLFGYSFFYGAAGSLTFEALAQACTANPQDSLLRLGMLFTFAAIGFKLTLFPFHMWAPDVYDGAPSPVTAFISVSSKAVAIAFLLILVYGPLAPMHSSLQPIILILAAATMTAGNLGALKQNRLRRFMAYSSIAQAGYIIMALLGDAGTARSSIIFYLFVYAAGNYAVFFIMSIIGRNGEENRSGLQGLGKSNPLLGAILMLSAFSLAGIPPLAGFMGKFFLFASAAQKGYYFMVIFAALNSTISLYYYLLLVKDAYIIQPAGETPAFVPDGIQKVSLFVLTAIMLLAGLFPALSSNILAVAG from the coding sequence ATGACACTCCTGCTGCCTGATATTCTTCTTGTTGTCCTTGCTGCCCTGGTCATGGGCTATGACCTGTACAAGGGAAAAGACGATCTCGTCTCTCCCCTGCCCTTTCATCTTTCCTGGGTAGGTTTATGTGCTATTTTTCTCCTGTTGCTCTTTCTGCCGTATGACCAGACCGTTCTCTATCCGGGCGGCTATCAGGTCAGCGGCACCGCACTCCTCTTCAAGCAGGTCTTTGTTCTGTCCTCTCTTTTTGCTGTCCTGCTTTCTCGTCCTTATTTTACGCCAGGAGGCAACGACAGAGGGGTTATGAAATACCAGAGCGAGTTTTTCTTTATCCTCCTGCTCTGTACCTTTGGTATGTTCACGGTGGTTTCAGCCACGGACCTGTTGACCCTGTTCATTGGTATGGAATTAGCCACCATCCCCCTCTATATTTTGAGTGCCTTTTACAAAAAGGATGATCTGTCTGTCGAGGCCTCCACCAAGTACATTATTATGGGATCGGCCTCAACAGGTCTACTCCTGTTTGGTTACTCCTTTTTCTATGGAGCTGCTGGTTCCCTGACCTTTGAGGCCTTGGCTCAGGCCTGTACCGCAAACCCACAGGACTCCCTGCTTCGCCTTGGTATGCTCTTTACCTTTGCAGCCATTGGCTTTAAGCTGACCTTGTTCCCCTTCCATATGTGGGCACCGGATGTCTACGACGGCGCGCCCAGCCCGGTAACCGCCTTTATTTCGGTTTCCTCCAAGGCCGTGGCCATCGCCTTTCTCCTGATTCTGGTGTACGGTCCGCTGGCCCCTATGCACAGCTCCTTGCAGCCGATTATCCTGATCCTGGCAGCGGCAACCATGACGGCTGGCAACCTCGGTGCATTGAAACAAAACAGACTACGGCGCTTCATGGCCTACTCTTCTATTGCCCAGGCCGGTTACATCATTATGGCCCTGCTTGGTGATGCAGGCACTGCACGTTCCTCCATCATCTTTTACCTCTTTGTCTATGCGGCAGGCAACTATGCCGTCTTCTTTATCATGTCTATTATCGGTCGCAATGGGGAAGAAAACCGCAGTGGGCTGCAAGGTCTGGGAAAAAGCAATCCTCTGCTGGGCGCTATCCTGATGCTCAGTGCCTTTTCTCTGGCAGGTATTCCGCCACTGGCGGGCTTTATGGGAAAATTCTTCCTGTTTGCTTCAGCAGCACAGAAGGGGTATTATTTCATGGTGATTTTTGCGGCCCTGAACTCGACTATTTCGCTCTACTATTACCTGCTGCTCGTGAAAGATGCCTATATTATTCAGCCCGCAGGAGAAACGCCTGCATTCGTTCCCGATGGAATACAGAAGGTCAGTCTCTTTGTACTGACGGCTATCATGCTGCTGGCTGGGCTCTTTCCTGCTCTGAGCAGCAATATCCTGGCCGTGGCAGGATAA
- a CDS encoding NADH-quinone oxidoreductase subunit J — MSDILFYILAAILVTLSCFAVSLPNLLHSAIALIGSFLITAALYIMLQIELLALAQIMLYIGGIVVFMLLIILLTTGLGSEDELSKVSIGSWLRKGLLTGALFTGLLYFFTENSSRLLESSSAKAGSVTIDQIGIRLLSTNNGFIVPFEVVSLLLLAALVGAVLIARKDADKEDQS, encoded by the coding sequence ATGAGTGATATTCTCTTTTATATACTGGCAGCAATTCTCGTCACGCTATCATGCTTTGCCGTGAGCCTGCCCAATCTTTTGCATAGCGCTATAGCATTAATTGGTTCCTTCCTTATTACAGCAGCTCTCTACATCATGCTCCAGATCGAGTTACTCGCTTTGGCACAAATTATGCTTTACATCGGCGGAATTGTCGTTTTCATGCTGTTGATCATTCTCCTGACCACAGGACTTGGATCTGAGGATGAGCTCAGCAAGGTGAGCATAGGCTCATGGCTCCGCAAAGGCCTGTTAACTGGCGCACTGTTTACTGGCCTGCTGTATTTCTTCACAGAAAACAGCTCTCGGCTCCTGGAGAGCTCCTCGGCAAAAGCAGGCTCAGTGACTATTGACCAGATCGGTATCCGTCTGCTTTCAACCAACAACGGTTTCATCGTCCCCTTTGAGGTGGTCTCCTTGCTGCTGCTTGCTGCCTTGGTTGGTGCGGTGCTCATTGCCCGCAAAGATGCTGACAAGGAGGATCAATCATGA
- a CDS encoding AsmA family protein yields the protein MAVDALVIRSRSRKETQKHDWRAAEPRGRFPARIRRNSDQSPCRDIRKRGTAILPPPKPQKPRKPPKKKKESNNGQGSKKKVLLWSLILLAVPVVLFLTYLVAARYLLPYYIQERLASEYSKQLNRPIAVTQVKFAPFSLDLHLVGLHIGPEFGRQDEDEPALCHIATIDTRLGLQELLQGKIILKNVRVKGMQAEMFRRTDGSFTNLSLTQQSNDGTGKQTLLPDWLRIDGLNLTESMLVFRDATNNHEYHLDEITFSLPAAAQQEVTAPTVPTLHALVNGNPVQIQGQRQIRLDGSSAIRLALQLDDVDPQQLLAWLPDINESLRINADKTEAALELILPDKKQNDIGPILSGTINFTGLQLEALTTGDDASRSGKVQCTAPKVQLVIQANPFRKQYTVKELILDRPQLLFPEGTGKTSGKQFPLERLPVLVNLQELFDPSLLSFDLIIERLAINQGIVKENQNQLWEELQLELTAYRNQTTALGGEEEQEKTTLSFSARQGKKPYNSKDELLLTYA from the coding sequence ATGGCTGTTGACGCTCTGGTAATCAGGAGCAGAAGTAGAAAAGAGACGCAAAAACATGACTGGCGAGCAGCAGAACCCAGAGGCCGATTCCCCGCTCGAATTCGGCGAAATTCTGATCAATCCCCATGCAGGGACATCAGAAAAAGAGGAACAGCAATCCTCCCCCCTCCCAAACCTCAAAAGCCGCGCAAGCCCCCGAAAAAGAAAAAAGAGAGCAATAACGGCCAAGGCTCAAAGAAAAAGGTCCTGCTCTGGAGCCTCATCCTGCTGGCAGTACCCGTCGTCCTTTTTCTCACCTATCTGGTAGCTGCACGTTATCTCCTTCCTTATTATATCCAGGAACGACTGGCATCAGAGTATAGCAAGCAGCTGAACCGGCCCATAGCGGTGACCCAGGTGAAATTTGCGCCCTTCAGCCTGGATCTTCATCTTGTTGGCCTCCATATCGGACCAGAGTTTGGACGCCAGGATGAAGACGAGCCTGCTCTCTGCCATATTGCGACGATTGATACCCGCCTGGGTCTGCAAGAGCTACTGCAAGGAAAGATCATCCTTAAAAATGTCCGCGTAAAGGGCATGCAGGCAGAAATGTTTCGACGTACTGACGGCAGTTTCACCAACCTGAGCTTAACTCAACAAAGCAACGACGGCACAGGTAAACAGACCCTGCTACCTGACTGGCTGCGGATTGATGGCCTTAACCTGACCGAGAGCATGCTGGTTTTCCGTGATGCCACCAATAATCATGAGTATCATTTAGATGAAATAACCTTTTCGTTGCCCGCTGCTGCACAGCAGGAAGTGACTGCGCCTACGGTGCCTACCCTTCATGCTCTGGTTAACGGTAATCCTGTCCAAATACAAGGGCAACGCCAGATCAGGCTCGATGGCAGCTCGGCAATCCGTTTGGCTCTCCAACTTGATGATGTTGATCCTCAGCAGCTTCTGGCCTGGCTACCCGACATAAACGAATCTCTGCGCATCAACGCGGACAAAACCGAGGCGGCTCTGGAGCTTATCCTGCCGGATAAAAAACAAAATGATATTGGCCCCATTCTGTCCGGCACCATCAACTTCACCGGATTACAGCTTGAGGCCTTAACGACTGGAGACGATGCCAGCCGCTCCGGAAAGGTCCAATGCACCGCCCCGAAGGTACAACTGGTGATCCAGGCAAATCCCTTCCGAAAACAGTACACGGTGAAAGAACTGATCCTGGATCGGCCCCAATTGCTTTTCCCTGAGGGCACTGGAAAAACTTCTGGAAAGCAGTTCCCCTTAGAGAGGTTGCCCGTACTCGTCAACCTGCAAGAACTCTTTGATCCATCATTGCTCTCCTTTGACCTGATAATTGAACGCCTGGCAATCAATCAGGGAATCGTGAAGGAGAACCAGAATCAGCTATGGGAGGAACTCCAGCTGGAACTGACAGCATACCGCAATCAAACAACAGCACTTGGTGGGGAAGAAGAACAGGAAAAGACGACCCTGAGCTTTTCTGCTCGCCAAGGAAAAAAACCGTACAATTCCAAGGACGAACTACTCCTGACCTACGCCTGA
- the nuoK gene encoding NADH-quinone oxidoreductase subunit NuoK, giving the protein MTLSHCITLSLILCGIGLFGMLTRRNLLGIMLSVEIILNGANINFAAFAHFKATDPVAGAIFPIFVMAVSACEIAVALAIILSMYRRKKRLDVYRLEELNG; this is encoded by the coding sequence ATGACCCTTTCCCATTGCATAACTCTTTCATTAATCCTCTGCGGAATAGGCTTATTCGGCATGCTGACCCGGCGGAACCTGCTGGGAATCATGCTCTCAGTAGAGATTATTCTCAACGGGGCCAATATCAATTTTGCCGCATTTGCCCATTTTAAGGCGACAGACCCGGTTGCTGGCGCTATTTTCCCGATCTTTGTCATGGCGGTCTCTGCCTGTGAAATTGCAGTAGCCCTGGCAATTATCCTTTCCATGTACCGCCGTAAAAAAAGACTTGATGTGTATCGGCTGGAGGAACTCAATGGCTGA
- the nuoL gene encoding NADH-quinone oxidoreductase subunit L: MADCIFSHSYLILLCPLLSFILIGLKFLRSDNMFVGKFAITLSAISCGYALLTALTYFVAVMGHGHSLPYPEKIALDGAWLNFSPTLTANMGIYLDPISVMMLVVVTVISFLVNIYSVGYMKGDSSFNRFFALLALFSFSMLGLVVSSNILQMFVFWELVGVSSYALIGFWYEKPSAVAASKKAFIMTRFADAFFLLGILLVSFQAESFSFQTLNSPETAALLNTNFLFAGLSMNLLTLATLLIFCGGWGKSAMFPLHVWLPDAMEGPTPVSSIIHSATMVVAGVYLTARMFPLFAASESTLFIIQCIGAFTALFAAVIAITQMDIKRILAFSTLSQLGYMIFSLGAAKVCAEGGHHESSVNLLGYSAAMYHVFTHAFFKCMLFLGAGAIIHAVHSNDIMKMGGLKSLMPKTYWSLLFACLAIAGVFPFSGFWSKDAILLSALQSGHYITFLVGLVTGGLTAFYMFRFFFLIFHGEARSELHEVHEDPWMTWPIMILTIPTIFAGLLEHFFVANVVPPQLEEVVHFTHPGWLPWLATLAATLGIGGAWLFYKNGKTEAAARLKSIFGPVYIVVYNKFYMDEVWLFITHRIIFAYIAAPIKWFDRHIVDGSMNLTGWLLQVGGKGVRLAQSGQLQFYLGATVIGFIVLLFLG; encoded by the coding sequence ATGGCTGATTGTATTTTTTCCCACAGTTACCTGATCCTGCTCTGTCCGCTGCTCAGCTTTATCCTGATAGGACTGAAGTTTCTTCGCTCGGACAATATGTTTGTCGGCAAGTTTGCCATCACCCTGTCCGCCATTTCCTGCGGCTACGCCCTGCTCACTGCCTTGACCTATTTCGTTGCAGTCATGGGGCATGGGCACAGCTTGCCCTACCCCGAGAAAATAGCCTTGGATGGTGCCTGGCTCAACTTCTCACCGACCCTGACTGCAAATATGGGCATCTACCTTGATCCAATCTCAGTGATGATGCTGGTGGTGGTCACGGTGATCTCGTTCCTGGTCAATATTTACTCTGTCGGGTACATGAAGGGTGATTCGAGCTTTAATCGCTTCTTTGCTCTGCTGGCCCTATTTTCCTTTTCCATGCTTGGCCTGGTGGTTTCCAGTAATATTCTCCAGATGTTTGTCTTCTGGGAACTGGTTGGTGTCTCTTCGTACGCGCTGATTGGCTTCTGGTACGAAAAGCCCTCTGCTGTGGCTGCCTCAAAAAAAGCCTTTATCATGACCCGATTTGCCGATGCCTTTTTTCTCTTGGGCATTCTGCTGGTCAGCTTCCAAGCAGAGAGCTTCAGTTTCCAGACCCTGAATAGCCCAGAGACAGCAGCCCTGCTCAATACGAACTTTCTCTTTGCAGGTCTGTCCATGAATCTCCTGACCCTGGCTACCCTGCTGATTTTCTGCGGTGGCTGGGGAAAATCAGCCATGTTTCCCCTCCATGTCTGGCTGCCTGATGCTATGGAAGGACCGACGCCGGTTTCCTCTATCATTCACTCCGCGACCATGGTTGTGGCCGGGGTCTACCTGACCGCGCGCATGTTCCCGCTCTTTGCTGCCTCTGAAAGTACCCTGTTCATCATTCAGTGTATCGGTGCCTTTACGGCCCTCTTTGCAGCGGTTATTGCGATTACTCAGATGGATATTAAGCGTATCCTGGCCTTCTCTACCCTCTCGCAGCTCGGATACATGATCTTTTCCCTGGGGGCGGCTAAAGTTTGCGCTGAAGGTGGTCATCACGAGTCCTCAGTCAACCTGCTAGGCTACTCTGCGGCCATGTATCATGTTTTTACCCATGCCTTTTTTAAATGCATGCTCTTTCTCGGTGCTGGCGCCATCATTCATGCTGTCCACAGCAACGATATCATGAAGATGGGCGGTCTGAAATCACTGATGCCCAAGACCTACTGGTCATTATTGTTTGCCTGTCTGGCCATTGCCGGGGTGTTCCCGTTCAGTGGGTTTTGGTCCAAGGATGCCATCCTGTTGTCTGCCCTCCAATCCGGTCACTACATCACCTTTCTTGTCGGCTTAGTGACCGGTGGCCTGACCGCCTTTTACATGTTCCGATTTTTCTTCCTGATTTTTCATGGCGAGGCTCGCTCCGAGCTCCATGAGGTTCATGAAGATCCCTGGATGACCTGGCCGATCATGATTTTGACCATACCAACCATTTTTGCTGGCCTGTTGGAGCATTTCTTTGTTGCCAACGTTGTCCCACCCCAGCTCGAAGAAGTGGTTCATTTTACCCACCCAGGCTGGTTACCTTGGCTAGCCACCTTAGCCGCTACCCTTGGTATCGGAGGGGCATGGTTATTCTACAAAAACGGAAAAACTGAGGCTGCTGCCCGCCTGAAGAGCATCTTCGGACCTGTGTACATAGTGGTTTATAATAAATTTTACATGGATGAAGTATGGCTTTTCATCACCCATCGAATCATCTTTGCCTACATCGCAGCCCCGATCAAGTGGTTTGACCGCCATATCGTTGACGGCAGCATGAACCTCACCGGTTGGCTCTTACAGGTCGGTGGCAAAGGCGTACGGCTTGCTCAGTCCGGACAATTACAGTTCTATCTTGGCGCCACAGTCATCGGATTTATTGTGCTGCTCTTCCTCGGCTAG